A portion of the Candidatus Binataceae bacterium genome contains these proteins:
- a CDS encoding universal stress protein has protein sequence MSYPFKKILCPVQFDDPEFVALGLAKQIARDSGGTIYLLHVVPIIPAIGEPETGVTVHARAEDDARKRLQEVADRQLTGLKSEILTRVAGPGETAKAVLEAAGDVDADLIVMKTHGRQGLAHFIMGSVAEQVVRQAHCAVLTLTSTAKQRHAR, from the coding sequence ATGTCCTACCCGTTCAAGAAGATTCTGTGCCCGGTGCAGTTCGACGACCCCGAGTTCGTTGCGCTCGGGCTGGCGAAGCAGATTGCTCGCGACAGCGGCGGCACGATTTACCTGCTGCACGTGGTGCCGATAATCCCCGCGATTGGCGAGCCCGAGACCGGGGTTACAGTCCATGCGCGCGCTGAGGACGACGCCCGCAAGCGGCTCCAGGAAGTAGCCGACCGCCAGCTAACCGGGCTCAAGTCCGAAATTCTGACCCGGGTGGCTGGCCCGGGCGAAACCGCCAAGGCGGTGCTGGAGGCGGCCGGCGACGTCGACGCCGACCTCATCGTGATGAAGACGCACGGGCGGCAGGGCCTTGCCCACTTCATCATGGGCAGCGTAGCCGAACAGGTCGTGCGCCAGGCGCACTGCGCGGTGTTGACGCTTACCTCGACGGCCAAACAGCGCCATGCCCGCTAG
- a CDS encoding methionyl-tRNA formyltransferase has product MRIALIGQAAFAERALEVLHARGEEIVHVFAPPDVAGGRPDPLKTKALALGLPLSQPASFKTDEVYEQFRTLDVDLTVMAFVTLIVPERVLYAPRHKTICFHPSLLPRHRGASAINWAIIQGDPVTGVTWFWPDKGIDTGPILIQRSEPIRDDDTVGSLYFNRLFPLGIETLVDAVEMIKGGHAPATPQDEARATYEPPCRDEHARVDFSRTAREVHNLIRGCDPQPGAYASLGGERLRLYEPLLDAEHTRCAPGTILSIDAAGMRVAARGGTITIRRARFDSSPKKVAPLELAGSGRIARAMRLE; this is encoded by the coding sequence GTGCGCATCGCGCTCATCGGGCAGGCGGCGTTTGCCGAGCGCGCGTTGGAGGTGCTCCACGCGCGCGGCGAGGAGATCGTTCACGTCTTCGCGCCGCCCGACGTCGCAGGTGGCCGCCCCGATCCGCTCAAGACCAAGGCGCTCGCCCTGGGCTTGCCCCTCAGCCAGCCCGCCAGCTTCAAAACCGACGAGGTGTACGAGCAGTTCCGCACGCTCGACGTCGACCTGACGGTGATGGCCTTCGTCACGCTGATCGTGCCCGAGCGAGTGCTTTACGCGCCGCGCCACAAGACGATCTGCTTCCATCCCTCGCTCCTGCCGCGCCATCGCGGCGCCAGTGCTATCAACTGGGCGATCATCCAGGGCGACCCGGTCACCGGCGTAACCTGGTTCTGGCCCGACAAGGGAATCGACACCGGCCCGATTCTGATCCAGCGCAGCGAGCCGATTCGCGACGATGACACCGTCGGCTCGCTCTACTTCAACCGGCTGTTCCCGCTTGGAATCGAGACGCTGGTCGATGCCGTCGAGATGATCAAGGGTGGCCATGCCCCCGCGACGCCGCAGGACGAAGCCCGTGCGACCTACGAACCGCCATGCCGCGACGAACATGCGCGGGTCGATTTCAGCCGCACCGCGCGTGAGGTGCATAACCTGATTCGCGGATGTGATCCGCAGCCCGGCGCCTACGCCAGCCTGGGCGGCGAACGGCTGCGCCTGTACGAGCCGCTGCTCGACGCCGAGCATACGCGATGCGCGCCCGGGACGATCCTGTCGATCGACGCGGCCGGCATGCGGGTTGCTGCACGCGGCGGGACGATCACGATACGGCGAGCACGCTTTGACTCGAGTCCGAAAAAAGTCGCGCCGCTGGAGCTCGCCGGCAGCGGTCGGATCGCGCGCGCGATGCGGCTCGAATGA
- a CDS encoding enoyl-CoA hydratase-related protein, translating into MPDYSRYEFIKVEKAERVATVTLNRPDRLNAVNPGLHHELMTIWNDLAEDREVNAIILTGAGRAFCAGGDVKGMASRSSGDKEKSAQESAAESRRHNLVTPAEARRIVQNMLDVEQPIIGAINGDAVGLGATIALLCDIIVASEKARFADTHVRVGIVAGDGGAVIWPLLIGPARAKEFLMRGHFVNGADAYKMGLVNYAVPPEQVMSRARELAQELADGPTWAIRWSKLAVNKWLKQQTNLILDASLAYEMVTFTTEDHREAARAFVEKRKPRYHGA; encoded by the coding sequence ATGCCGGACTACAGCCGCTACGAGTTCATCAAGGTGGAGAAAGCCGAGCGCGTCGCCACCGTGACGCTCAACCGCCCCGACCGTCTCAACGCCGTCAACCCGGGGCTCCACCACGAACTGATGACGATCTGGAACGATCTTGCCGAGGACCGCGAGGTTAACGCGATCATCCTGACCGGCGCCGGACGCGCCTTCTGCGCCGGTGGCGACGTGAAGGGGATGGCTTCGCGCTCCAGCGGCGACAAAGAAAAGTCCGCGCAGGAGAGCGCCGCCGAGTCCCGCCGCCACAACCTCGTCACCCCAGCCGAGGCCCGCCGGATCGTGCAGAACATGCTCGACGTCGAGCAGCCGATCATCGGCGCGATCAACGGCGACGCGGTCGGGCTCGGCGCGACGATCGCGCTGCTGTGCGACATCATCGTGGCCTCCGAGAAGGCGCGCTTCGCCGACACCCACGTGCGCGTGGGAATCGTCGCCGGCGACGGCGGCGCGGTGATCTGGCCGCTGTTGATCGGTCCCGCGCGCGCCAAGGAATTCCTGATGCGCGGCCATTTCGTCAATGGCGCCGACGCCTACAAGATGGGGCTGGTCAATTACGCCGTGCCGCCCGAGCAGGTGATGTCCCGGGCGCGCGAGCTGGCGCAGGAGCTGGCTGATGGTCCGACCTGGGCGATTCGCTGGAGCAAGCTCGCCGTCAACAAGTGGCTCAAACAACAGACCAACCTGATCCTCGACGCCTCGCTGGCTTACGAGATGGTGACCTTCACCACCGAGGACCATCGCGAGGCTGCGCGCGCCTTCGTCGAGAAGCGCAAGCCGCGCTACCACGGGGCGTGA
- a CDS encoding alkaline phosphatase family protein — MATALEQIDHIFIVMMENRSFDHMLGYLSLPPYNQPVDGIKQAWQCDFHNVFEGVTYTPQHRTDPAVPVDPPHERKDMAVQIGTPIAMDGFVKSYASGHRVQPRDYGTVMGFYTQAELPTMQFLAQNYCVCDHWFAALPTSTQPNRLVAMSGYALRDYTAAWPLLEDQDMVYDWLDRNSVSWRVYSEALPFFTLMSKVRDRIFFNDSGRQFRGFGHLKKDLVTSSAADFPRVIFIEPTYSCLHLDSGDDDHPVTPVTAGQSFLWRVYDAVTANPEAWSRSLLVITYDEHGGFFDHVRPVEFTTPQNHREPYAPFTTSGVRVPALLVSPFVEAGAPHSGQLDHTSILKMLADKFTPGKDYSADVAARTPFESLAKALTRTSPRPGLPQVPGHLGASPAAMPPTPYGAELSPNGRAFHNALGEIRTAAAGTDAIKRRLADWHLL; from the coding sequence ATGGCGACCGCGCTGGAACAGATCGACCATATTTTCATCGTGATGATGGAGAACCGCTCCTTCGACCACATGCTCGGCTATCTCAGCCTACCGCCGTACAACCAGCCAGTGGATGGAATAAAGCAGGCCTGGCAGTGCGACTTTCACAATGTCTTCGAGGGCGTGACCTACACGCCGCAGCATCGCACCGACCCTGCGGTGCCCGTGGATCCGCCACACGAGCGCAAGGACATGGCAGTTCAGATCGGCACTCCGATCGCGATGGACGGCTTCGTCAAGAGCTACGCGAGCGGGCACCGGGTGCAACCGCGCGACTATGGCACGGTGATGGGCTTCTACACGCAGGCGGAGCTGCCGACGATGCAGTTCCTCGCCCAGAACTACTGTGTCTGCGACCACTGGTTCGCCGCGCTACCGACGAGCACCCAGCCCAATCGGCTGGTCGCGATGAGCGGGTATGCGCTGCGCGACTACACCGCGGCCTGGCCGCTCCTGGAAGACCAAGACATGGTGTACGACTGGCTGGACCGGAACAGTGTGTCGTGGCGGGTATATTCGGAAGCGCTGCCGTTTTTCACCCTGATGTCCAAGGTGCGCGATCGAATTTTCTTCAACGACTCGGGCCGCCAGTTTCGCGGCTTTGGACATCTCAAGAAGGACCTGGTCACCTCGTCCGCCGCCGACTTCCCCCGGGTCATCTTCATCGAGCCGACTTACAGCTGCCTGCATCTCGACTCCGGTGACGACGACCATCCGGTGACGCCCGTGACCGCGGGTCAGTCATTCCTCTGGCGCGTATACGACGCGGTGACCGCGAACCCCGAGGCATGGTCGCGCTCGCTACTCGTCATCACCTACGACGAGCACGGAGGGTTTTTCGACCACGTGCGCCCGGTCGAGTTCACGACGCCGCAGAATCACCGCGAGCCGTACGCGCCGTTCACGACCTCCGGCGTGCGCGTCCCGGCGCTGCTGGTCTCGCCGTTTGTGGAAGCAGGCGCCCCGCACTCGGGCCAACTCGATCACACCTCGATCCTCAAGATGCTCGCGGACAAGTTCACGCCGGGTAAGGACTACTCGGCCGACGTCGCGGCGCGCACGCCATTTGAGAGTCTGGCCAAAGCACTGACGCGAACGAGCCCGCGGCCTGGTCTGCCGCAAGTCCCCGGCCATCTCGGCGCGTCGCCGGCGGCGATGCCGCCCACGCCCTACGGGGCTGAGCTCTCACCCAACGGGCGCGCCTTCCATAACGCGCTGGGCGAGATTCGCACCGCCGCGGCCGGCACCGACGCGATCAAACGCAGGCTCGCCGACTGGCACCTGCTCTAA
- a CDS encoding alkaline phosphatase family protein, whose amino-acid sequence MKSILTAVARVAPRALAALLALAVLIGARGRFAAGWPRPARIFVLMVWDGLRPDMVTAGWTPNLFAIENEGVRFAHHHSAYPTVTMVNAAAIALGAGPGRTGIIGDDMYLRPRLLAERVRFPAAAPWATRPVDLEDSALLATLNGPAAFAGRLFGFDTLAQQLRRAGGYLAILGKDGPTFVFDDSVTGEPAARGPITGQDYLFLSDKLGAPAPLEGEPGAAPPIRAGAGALSIARDAWFTRVAIERALPAAKRAAQGGRPALIVLWQHNPDLTQHRRGLGTQADIDALRADDTNLAALRSAIASLGIADRTDLMVVSDHGFATIRAPVPLARLLVAQGLKKSSDSDDVIVVADGGSDLVYLSRAAFPTPKSRAAILQKIVDFADTQPWVGPMFTRQEPHQEGLGWVKGTFGLEAAGLAAGDGAPDLVLSFRELSDADNRALTGPGDPIYTFDSHDERRVLSGNRSAPLVVPIKGVIYADNGRSPYTTGMGMHGAAGARELHNFCAAVGPDFRRHFVDQYPTGNVDLRATIARVIGLSGGDAPPRSGAGRSLDEALAGGRFDGSTSERRLSVSRSLPAMETTTTLEFAELAAGGLSWSYLDGSSVAQRAAP is encoded by the coding sequence ATGAAATCCATCCTGACGGCCGTCGCGCGCGTCGCCCCGCGGGCGCTGGCGGCGCTGCTCGCTCTCGCAGTCCTGATTGGCGCGCGCGGCCGTTTTGCCGCAGGCTGGCCGCGGCCGGCGCGGATCTTCGTGCTGATGGTGTGGGACGGGTTGCGGCCCGACATGGTGACCGCCGGGTGGACGCCCAATTTGTTCGCGATCGAGAACGAAGGCGTGCGCTTCGCGCATCATCATTCGGCCTACCCGACAGTCACGATGGTCAACGCGGCGGCGATCGCGCTGGGCGCCGGGCCGGGCCGCACCGGCATCATCGGCGACGACATGTACCTGCGACCGCGGCTGCTCGCCGAAAGGGTCCGTTTTCCCGCCGCCGCGCCGTGGGCGACGCGCCCGGTGGACCTCGAGGACTCGGCGCTCCTCGCGACGCTCAACGGCCCCGCGGCCTTTGCCGGCCGCCTCTTCGGATTCGATACCTTGGCGCAGCAGCTCCGCCGCGCTGGCGGATATCTCGCGATCCTCGGTAAGGACGGACCGACCTTCGTGTTCGACGACAGCGTCACTGGCGAGCCGGCGGCGCGAGGTCCGATCACCGGCCAGGATTACCTTTTCCTGAGCGACAAGCTGGGTGCGCCCGCGCCGCTGGAGGGCGAGCCCGGGGCGGCGCCCCCGATAAGGGCGGGCGCGGGCGCCCTCTCGATCGCGCGCGACGCCTGGTTCACGCGCGTCGCGATCGAGCGCGCACTGCCGGCAGCGAAGAGGGCAGCGCAGGGCGGGCGCCCCGCGCTGATCGTGCTATGGCAGCACAATCCCGACCTCACGCAGCATCGCCGCGGCCTCGGCACGCAAGCCGATATTGACGCGCTGCGCGCGGACGACACGAACCTCGCGGCTCTACGCTCGGCGATCGCAAGCCTGGGCATCGCGGATCGCACGGATCTGATGGTGGTTTCGGACCATGGCTTCGCGACGATCCGCGCCCCGGTGCCGCTCGCGCGGCTGCTCGTCGCGCAGGGGCTCAAGAAATCGTCCGACAGCGACGACGTTATCGTGGTCGCCGACGGCGGCAGCGACCTCGTCTATCTCTCTCGCGCCGCGTTCCCGACGCCCAAGTCGCGTGCCGCGATTCTTCAGAAGATCGTCGATTTCGCCGACACCCAGCCGTGGGTCGGACCAATGTTCACGCGCCAAGAGCCGCATCAAGAGGGCCTGGGCTGGGTCAAAGGCACGTTCGGTCTTGAGGCCGCCGGACTTGCCGCGGGCGACGGCGCGCCCGACCTCGTGCTTTCGTTTCGCGAGCTGTCCGACGCGGACAACCGCGCGCTCACCGGCCCTGGCGATCCGATCTATACGTTCGACTCCCATGACGAGCGGCGTGTCCTTTCGGGCAACCGCTCCGCTCCGCTGGTGGTGCCGATCAAGGGTGTAATCTACGCCGACAACGGCCGCTCACCGTACACGACGGGGATGGGGATGCACGGGGCGGCAGGCGCGCGCGAGCTGCATAACTTCTGCGCCGCGGTCGGGCCGGACTTCCGCCGCCACTTCGTCGATCAGTACCCCACTGGCAACGTTGACCTGCGGGCGACGATCGCACGCGTGATCGGGTTGTCGGGGGGCGACGCTCCGCCCCGCTCGGGAGCCGGACGTTCGCTGGACGAGGCGCTCGCGGGCGGCCGTTTCGACGGCTCCACGAGCGAGCGTCGGCTCTCGGTCAGCCGCAGTCTGCCGGCGATGGAAACCACGACAACGCTGGAGTTTGCCGAGTTGGCCGCGGGTGGCCTGAGCTGGTCGTATCTCGATGGGTCGAGCGTCGCGCAGCGCGCGGCGCCCTAG
- a CDS encoding MFS transporter, translated as MRQDSGAIVAGAAPAALLSEQPMGPAHYRIVALCFFAWIFDFYDLILYSFLMVPIARDLHLGTLEASFALGTSLLMTALGGLLFGFIGDRFGRRPTIIATVLIYGAGTLLCAASFTLTHLLIFRSLTGVGIGGEWAAGQSLVAESVPPQRRARYAAYVQVGAPLGVFLAALLAGYAAPAIGWRATFALSAVPAFAVAAAVWRWLPESDVWRQRMGGGEWLTRAELRALRPYAGVMALLFFVIWVNSEAYWFTYSWMPGYLELTRHLGSRAASHLMMGMQAGAVVGYASFGMLADRFGRRPVFSAFAAMMAIGLLPPTILWPWASGVPGLVAGAMVFAGVGTGIWSGVGPIVSELLPTKVRNSALGVLLNVTRGLQFFTPMAIALLSRSIGFGAALAIGAAFSAVGAILIWLIPETRGRVITGLDEALASAAD; from the coding sequence GTGCGGCAGGACTCAGGCGCAATCGTGGCGGGCGCCGCGCCGGCGGCGCTGCTCAGCGAGCAGCCGATGGGACCGGCGCATTACCGGATCGTCGCGCTGTGCTTCTTCGCCTGGATCTTTGATTTCTACGATCTCATTCTCTACTCGTTCCTGATGGTGCCGATCGCGCGCGACCTCCATCTCGGCACACTGGAGGCATCGTTCGCGCTGGGCACGTCGCTGCTGATGACGGCGCTGGGCGGGCTGCTCTTCGGCTTTATCGGCGATCGCTTCGGGCGGCGCCCGACGATCATCGCAACCGTCCTGATCTACGGCGCAGGCACGCTGCTGTGCGCTGCGAGCTTCACCCTGACCCATCTGCTGATCTTCCGCTCGCTGACCGGCGTGGGAATTGGCGGCGAATGGGCGGCTGGGCAGAGCCTGGTCGCGGAAAGCGTGCCGCCCCAGCGCCGCGCGCGTTATGCGGCCTACGTGCAGGTGGGCGCGCCGCTGGGTGTCTTCCTCGCCGCGCTGCTCGCGGGCTACGCCGCGCCGGCGATCGGATGGCGCGCGACGTTCGCGCTCTCGGCGGTGCCGGCGTTCGCGGTCGCGGCGGCGGTCTGGCGATGGCTGCCGGAGAGCGACGTCTGGCGGCAACGGATGGGCGGCGGCGAATGGCTGACGCGCGCCGAGCTGCGCGCGCTGAGACCGTACGCGGGCGTGATGGCGCTGCTGTTCTTCGTGATCTGGGTCAACTCCGAGGCCTACTGGTTCACATACAGTTGGATGCCCGGCTACCTGGAACTGACGCGCCATCTCGGGAGCCGCGCAGCGAGCCATCTGATGATGGGGATGCAGGCGGGCGCCGTGGTCGGCTACGCAAGCTTCGGCATGCTCGCCGACCGCTTCGGCCGCCGCCCGGTGTTCTCGGCCTTCGCCGCGATGATGGCGATCGGGCTGTTGCCGCCAACGATTCTGTGGCCCTGGGCGAGCGGCGTGCCAGGACTGGTGGCGGGCGCGATGGTATTCGCGGGAGTCGGCACGGGCATCTGGTCGGGAGTGGGGCCGATCGTTTCCGAGCTGCTGCCGACCAAAGTGCGCAACTCGGCGCTCGGCGTGCTGCTCAACGTCACCCGCGGGCTGCAATTCTTTACTCCGATGGCGATCGCGCTGCTCAGCCGCTCGATCGGCTTCGGCGCGGCGCTCGCAATCGGCGCGGCCTTCTCCGCCGTCGGCGCGATCCTGATCTGGCTGATTCCCGAAACGCGCGGGCGCGTGATTACCGGGCTCGACGAGGCGCTCGCCTCGGCCGCCGATTGA
- the sppA gene encoding signal peptide peptidase SppA — MLRRMLRYLVRVVALLVALAIIGHLADWWSHRVAPGSVLVLKVKGPVIERGSVGFRGLLAARETPLNVVRRALDEAAQDPRIVGLAVKITDPQMEFAQAQELCGLIANFDGHHKWTAAYLETAGEFGSGNLPYLVASAADEVSMMPQGEIDLTGVSMREVFARGLLDKLGVRPNFAAIGKYKSAANVFTEKDFTPAQHEEDDALVGDLFGQIVDTAARERHLEAAQIRALIDQTPLTARAGLKAHLVDRLEYADQFSDRIKEYRGHHHKLIDYTAYAQVPLIPHVGSEQKIAVVYADGAIQRGEGGFDPLLSPGGNAVGSNELVAALDRARNDDSVRGVVLRINSPGGSVIGSELIRRAAELLANDKPLVVSMSGYAASGGYWIATPAARILAEPGTVTGSIGVLGGKFNIAPMMTSIGVNSGAISRGANASMFDAFTDFTPAQQQQFQNQILGDTYRYFVSLVARRRKLSPARVDQIAQGRVWSGEQAVKLKLADGLGGLDAAIKAARELAKIPEGVPLATLELPEQPNLLSALMQGKVGGASALGLDVSPRLRAALWLLDAAVERRNGLIRAALCPVAPVL, encoded by the coding sequence ATGCTCAGACGGATGCTTCGGTACCTGGTGCGGGTCGTCGCGCTGCTCGTCGCACTGGCGATCATTGGCCATCTCGCCGACTGGTGGTCGCATCGCGTGGCGCCCGGTTCGGTGCTCGTGCTCAAGGTCAAGGGCCCGGTGATCGAGCGCGGCAGCGTGGGGTTCCGCGGCTTGCTGGCGGCGCGCGAGACGCCGCTCAACGTGGTGCGCCGCGCGCTCGACGAGGCGGCGCAGGATCCGCGGATCGTGGGGCTGGCGGTCAAGATCACCGACCCCCAGATGGAGTTCGCGCAGGCGCAGGAGCTGTGCGGGCTGATCGCCAATTTCGACGGGCACCATAAGTGGACCGCGGCCTATCTCGAAACCGCGGGCGAATTCGGTTCGGGCAACCTGCCCTACCTGGTGGCGAGCGCGGCGGACGAAGTCTCGATGATGCCGCAGGGCGAGATCGATCTGACCGGGGTGAGCATGCGCGAGGTGTTCGCGCGCGGGCTGCTCGACAAGCTCGGCGTGCGCCCCAACTTCGCCGCGATCGGCAAGTACAAGAGCGCCGCCAACGTCTTCACGGAGAAGGATTTCACCCCCGCCCAGCACGAGGAGGACGACGCGCTGGTCGGCGACCTCTTCGGCCAGATCGTCGATACCGCCGCGCGCGAACGCCATCTCGAGGCGGCGCAAATCCGCGCGCTCATCGACCAGACGCCGCTCACCGCGCGGGCTGGGCTGAAGGCCCATCTCGTCGACCGGCTGGAATACGCCGATCAGTTCAGCGACCGCATCAAGGAGTACCGCGGCCATCATCATAAGCTCATCGATTACACCGCCTACGCGCAGGTCCCGCTGATCCCACACGTCGGGAGTGAGCAGAAGATCGCGGTGGTGTACGCCGACGGCGCGATCCAGCGCGGCGAGGGCGGTTTCGACCCGCTGCTCTCGCCCGGCGGCAACGCGGTCGGCTCGAACGAGCTGGTCGCGGCGCTCGACCGCGCGCGCAACGACGACTCGGTGCGCGGGGTGGTGCTGCGGATCAATTCGCCCGGCGGCTCGGTGATCGGTTCCGAGCTGATCCGGCGCGCGGCCGAATTGTTGGCCAACGACAAGCCGCTGGTGGTCAGCATGTCGGGCTACGCGGCCTCGGGCGGCTATTGGATCGCGACGCCGGCGGCACGGATCTTGGCTGAGCCGGGCACGGTGACCGGCTCGATCGGCGTGCTCGGCGGTAAGTTCAACATCGCGCCGATGATGACTTCGATCGGGGTCAACAGTGGCGCGATTTCGCGCGGCGCCAACGCCTCGATGTTCGACGCGTTCACCGATTTCACCCCCGCCCAGCAGCAGCAGTTCCAGAACCAGATCCTGGGCGACACCTACCGCTATTTCGTCTCGCTGGTCGCGCGGCGGCGCAAGCTCAGTCCGGCGCGCGTCGATCAGATTGCGCAGGGCCGGGTGTGGAGCGGCGAACAGGCGGTCAAGCTCAAGCTTGCCGACGGGCTCGGCGGCCTGGATGCGGCGATCAAGGCCGCGCGCGAGCTGGCCAAGATCCCCGAGGGCGTGCCGCTGGCGACGCTCGAGCTACCCGAGCAGCCGAACCTGCTGAGCGCGCTGATGCAGGGCAAAGTCGGCGGCGCAAGCGCGCTCGGGCTTGACGTCTCGCCGCGCCTGCGCGCCGCGTTGTGGCTGCTCGACGCGGCGGTCGAGCGGCGCAACGGTCTCATCCGTGCCGCGCTCTGCCCGGTCGCGCCGGTGCTGTGA
- a CDS encoding DUF6306 domain-containing protein, producing MDAQLESFLNILGEAERAGGRVLHELTAEARSPELRELLKKTGHDEGYWAGELGAHVRRLGGAASNKTGDFVEKVRAVGDFRGKLELLNRGQRWVIRKIEENLPTISDPDLRGFLAVMAKGHHMNIGAVEDALKEGLL from the coding sequence ATGGACGCGCAACTCGAGAGCTTTCTCAACATCCTGGGCGAGGCCGAGCGCGCCGGCGGGCGCGTGCTGCACGAGCTGACTGCCGAGGCGCGCTCGCCCGAGCTTCGCGAGCTGCTCAAGAAGACCGGCCATGACGAGGGCTATTGGGCGGGCGAGCTCGGCGCGCACGTGCGGCGGCTGGGCGGCGCGGCCTCCAACAAGACCGGTGACTTCGTCGAGAAAGTGCGCGCGGTGGGCGACTTCCGCGGCAAGCTGGAGCTGCTCAACCGCGGCCAGCGATGGGTGATCCGCAAGATCGAAGAGAACCTGCCGACGATTTCCGATCCTGACCTGCGCGGCTTCCTCGCCGTGATGGCCAAGGGCCATCACATGAACATCGGCGCGGTCGAGGACGCGCTCAAAGAGGGGCTGCTCTAG